From a region of the Rhipicephalus microplus isolate Deutch F79 unplaced genomic scaffold, USDA_Rmic scaffold_13, whole genome shotgun sequence genome:
- the LOC142784043 gene encoding uncharacterized protein LOC142784043 isoform X4 yields the protein MPLLLRILRIQLGIRQQQREVLQEVRQLKHKVRLLSVPQHAQPAQRPSDLPRLPAGTIGEVEAAEAAVQSKAVAAALRKHLLQIGGRGLREIGVNAMKAVLAHDVQVLYSLHGRKGKRAFVNLRLCRLVTDVICQKAGCDQAEALNFIKRWLPGSGDRCGGRKRRFREAFVVEQPDDPHSQSADYLLPGAAGFLPSHRSQGLDSTTVTVPPTQPDLQ from the exons atgc ctctattgctacggatcctgcggatccaacttggcatccggcagcaacaaagagaggttctgcaggaggtgcgacagctgaagcacaaggtacggctcttgtccgtgcctcagcacgcccagccagcacagcgcccctctgaccttccccggctgcctgctggtacaattggagaagtggaggcagcagaggcagctgtgcagagtaaagctgtggctgcagctttg cgcaagcacctcctgcagattgggggacgtggcctccgagaaattggtgtgaatgccatgaaggctgtattggcacatgacgtgcaagtgctgtacagccttcatggcagaaaagggaaaagggcctttgtgaacctgaggctctgtagattagtgacag atgtcatctgccaaaaagcagggtgcgaccaggcggaggccctcaactttattaagaggtggctgccagggtctggtgatcgctgtgggggcaggaagcggcgcttcagagaagcatttgttgtggagcagcccgatgatccccactctcagagtgcagattatctgCTGCCCggggcagctggcttcctgcccagccaccgcagccagggccttgacagcaccactgtcactgtgcccccaacgcaacctgacctgcagtag